The window TGAGTATTTTTAAAGAGCATCCTTTATATTTTTGTATGGAAATCAGGCAATGTTTAAAATATATTTTATATACAGTGTTTTATTCCGAAACGGGTGTCCAGACTTGCAATTTTAAATAATTATCTTTCAATTTATTTATTGGCACCCATTTTTGTTAAGCTTTAAAAGCTTGAAAAGACGCTGCGACCACAATATTACTGCTATTTGAATTTTCTCTTTTTGTAAAAAATAAAACATCTTTCTAGGGGCAGAGAGTGTTTAGATAAATGGCAAGTAAAACTGATTAATTGAGATAGAGCAATTTACCAATAACATCTGTTTTATGTTGACTAAGGCCAGAGAATACGAGATTGTCAGCTATCGGCAATCGGTGCAACAAAAAGGGATGCTGCTCGTCCTACCCGTTCCCCTTCGGGCTAAAGGGAAGCAAATATTCCTAGAGTCCCAGGCTTGCAACGGCTTAGAGCAGTGGGCCAATAATTTTGGGTCAGTGGTCGTCGCTGCACCTCTATTGCCCGAAGCCCTAGCCACAGAAGGAAAAACCATGACTTGGCGGGACACAGCCACCTTAGCCGGACCCCATCGCTTTGAATTTGTGCCACTGCCTTGGGCTTATTCCCTCCCCAAGTTCCTTTCTAACTATCCTTCGGTACGAGCCTCTCTGGGCGAATTAATCTCACGCTGCCGTTATCTGCAATTTGCGATTGGCGGTTTGTTTGGAGATTGGGCAGCCGTTGCCGCCTTGGAAGCTCATAAACAGGGTAGACCCTATAGCATTCATACGGATCGCGTTGAACATGAGGTCATGCTGCGATCAAGACAGGGAGCAACACTCAAAACCCGACTAAAGTCGAGAGCCATGGCACCGCTGATCGCGAGTTACCACAAACAGATTATTAAGAATTGTGCCCTAGGTCTGTGGCATGGTCAAGATTGCTATTCCGCTTACAGTCCCTTTTGCCAGAACAGCCATCTAATTCATGACATCCACACAAAACCTTCAGATAGCATCGGCAATTTAGAGTTGTTTAAAAAAGCTCGGTGTGCGAAGAGTGATGAGACAATTCGCATTTGTTATGCCGGACGTATTGATCCGATGAAAGCGCCCTTGGACTGGGTAAAAGCTGTAGGCAGGGCGAGGGATTTGGGTGTGAATCTGCACGCCACTTGGATGGGTGATGGGTCTTTGATGACGGAAATGAAAGCCATGATTGCAGAGATGGGCTTAAGTTCTGTAATCGAACTGACAGGATTTGAGTCAGATCGAAAAAAAGTGTTTAAGAAAATAAGCGAATCTCACCTCATGTTGTTTACTCATGTCACCCCAGAATCGCCACGCTGCCTGATTGAGTCCCTCGTTCGCGGCACCCCGATTATTGGCTATCACAGTGATTACGCTGATGACTTGGTGAACAACCACGGTGGAGGAATGTTCGTGCCTGTGGAAAATTGGGAACAACTCGGCAATCTGATCGCTCAATTGTCGAACGACCGAGAACGTTTGTCAACACTAATCCAAGAGGCTGGCAAGAATGGAACCCGCTTCAATGATCAAGCGGTCTTCCACGAACGTAGTGAGCTGATCAAAAAGCATCTGGCCTGAGGCATAACAGATGAGTATAAACTATGACATTATCCCATGTGCCTTGGCTAGACTCCTGCTAGGGTGGGGCATATACTGATACTGATATTTTCTCTTCTCAATATCATCCCCAGTGAAGCCCCGCTCCCCGAACATCTAATACCCATTCTATTTTCATTCATGTTGCTAGAGTTTCTAGCTCATAGAGGGCAAAACTTTGTGGACGAATTGTTACTTCCTGCTCCCGGATTAGTTTTTCTGGCAAGGTAGAGCCTGAACCCATCCATTGCTCATCAGAAGAATCCAAAATTTTTCTCCAAATTCCACCGGGAGAGGGTTTACAAGTAACCTTATTCTTATTGAAGTTCATGATGCAGAAGATTTGGTCGCCACTACTTCCACGCCGAAGGAATAGGAGTTTATCTTCTTCAACGGCAGAGGCTTCTAGATTTTCCTTATCGAGTTGTTTCAGGGCAGGCAAGGTGCGACGTAATTGAATTAAATGCTGATAAAATTCTCGCATTACTTTGTGTTTACCTTCTTGCCGTTTATCCCAGTTTAACTGACATTGTTGAAACGTCTCAGTACTGAAGGGATCGATGAATTCTCCTTCTATATGAAAAGCGGCAAAATCTTTCTTTCTCCCCTCTCTCACTACCTCAACTAATTTCTGATCGGTATGACTCACGAAGTAGAGAAAGGGTGCATCTTCTGCATACTCTTCACCCATAAATATTAAAGGAATATTGGGAGCAAGCATGAGGACACCAGCAGCAAGTTTTAACCCTTTAAACGATACTAGATGAGTTAATCGTTCACCTAGCGCTCGATTGCCAACTTGGTCATGGTTTTGGGTAAAAACGACAAATTGATGACCGGGAATAGCGCTTGAATCACTGCCATGAAATTTTTTGCGGAATGGTGAGTACTGCCCGGAGTAGACAAACCCTTGTTTAAAAGCCTTTGCCATCTGTTCGCAGGTGCCGTAATCTTCGTAATACCCAGACTCTTCACCTGTTAGCAGGCTATGCAGACAATGGTGGAAAGCATCGTTCCACTGAGCATCTATACCATAGCCGCCTGATTCAATTGGACGAATTATCTTGGTATCGCTTAAATCATTTTCTGCTGTTAGATAAAATTTCTGACCTTGTTTTTTGGAAAGGGCATCAACGTTTTCTGCTAGTTCTTGTAGGAAATGTTTGACACCAATATCGTATAGATGGTCGCTAGCATCTAAGCGCAGGGCATCAATGTGATAGTTGTTAAACCAATACAGGGCGTTTTCAATAAAGTAATTACGCACACCGTAACTGTATTCACCATCAAAGTTAAGGGCATTACCCCAAGCTGTTTGGTAGTGGTTTGTGAAATACGGTGCATAATCACTGAAGTAGTTTCCTTCTGGACCAAAGTGATTGTAAATCACGTCGAGAATGATTGATATTCCCTGTTGATGCGCTGCATCGACAAGCTTTTTCAATCCTTCAGAACCCCCATAGGAATGCTGCGGTGCGAAGGGAAAAACGCCATCATAGCCCCAGTTTCGGTTGCCGGGAAATTGTCCAATTGGCATTAGTTCGATCGCATTCACTCCAAATTCGTGCAACTCTCTTAACCGAGGAATAATCGCTTCAAAGGTTCCTTCCGGCGTGAACGTGCCAACGTGCAGTTCATAGATAATCATTTCCTCTAAAGGAATGCCTGACCAATCGGCATCATTCCAGTTCATCTGAGTATGATCAACCACAGAGGAGGGGCCATGTACGTCCTTGGGTTGAGAGTGGGAAGCGGGATCGGGTCTATCTGCCTCTGCTCCGAGTTTGTAGCAATAAAGTGTTCCTGGCTCAATATTTTCAGCTAGCACTTTAAAATACCCCCATTCATCTTTTTGCATGGGAAGCAAACGCTGAACAGGGGATACTATTTGTACAGCTACTTCTTCGTGAGCGGGTGCCCAAACCGTAAATTCACAACGACCGTCACCAAGATAATCAGCGCCGATTTTCATCTTTAATTCCACGCACTGGAAAAAGGGAATTCGGTCTTGATTTTGTCCCTTTTCAACCGAGCTCGCATCCTTCTATTGGAATAAAGTTGAGGAGCAAGATTTTCTCCTTACTTCCTTTCCACCACAAGATTATCTACTAGACTACGGAAAAACTAAAGTTTTGAAACCCGCGTAGGCGGGTTTTGTTTGTGTAGCTGCGGTTTTAACCGCCTTTTCTATCGTTAATTTGACACCAATGCAGCACGCCTGCCTCAGACTTTGATGAAAAGGATTTTTTCAAGAGGTTTATTCTGCTAATGTTTCTAGCTGGTAGAGTACAAAACTTTGGGGAGCAATTGTTACTTCCTGCTCCCGGATTAGTTTTTCTGGCAAGGTAGAGCCTGAACCCATCCATTGCTCATCAGAAGAATCCAAAATTTTTCGCCAGATTCCACCGGTAGAGGGTTTACAAGTAACCTCATTCTTATTGAAGTTCATGATGCAAAAGATTTGGTCGCCACTACTTCCACGCCGGAGAAATAGAAGCTGCTGTTCTTCAACAGAAGAGGCTTCTAAATTTTGCTTCTCTAAAGTTTTTAGTGCTGGAACTGTACGGCGCAATTGTATTAAATGTTGATAAAGTTCTAACAGCACTTTGTGTTTACCTTCTTGGCGTTTTTCCCATTTCAGCGTAGACTGAGCAAAGGTATC of the Allocoleopsis franciscana PCC 7113 genome contains:
- a CDS encoding glycosyltransferase; translation: MLTKAREYEIVSYRQSVQQKGMLLVLPVPLRAKGKQIFLESQACNGLEQWANNFGSVVVAAPLLPEALATEGKTMTWRDTATLAGPHRFEFVPLPWAYSLPKFLSNYPSVRASLGELISRCRYLQFAIGGLFGDWAAVAALEAHKQGRPYSIHTDRVEHEVMLRSRQGATLKTRLKSRAMAPLIASYHKQIIKNCALGLWHGQDCYSAYSPFCQNSHLIHDIHTKPSDSIGNLELFKKARCAKSDETIRICYAGRIDPMKAPLDWVKAVGRARDLGVNLHATWMGDGSLMTEMKAMIAEMGLSSVIELTGFESDRKKVFKKISESHLMLFTHVTPESPRCLIESLVRGTPIIGYHSDYADDLVNNHGGGMFVPVENWEQLGNLIAQLSNDRERLSTLIQEAGKNGTRFNDQAVFHERSELIKKHLA
- the treZ gene encoding malto-oligosyltrehalose trehalohydrolase — encoded protein: MKIGADYLGDGRCEFTVWAPAHEEVAVQIVSPVQRLLPMQKDEWGYFKVLAENIEPGTLYCYKLGAEADRPDPASHSQPKDVHGPSSVVDHTQMNWNDADWSGIPLEEMIIYELHVGTFTPEGTFEAIIPRLRELHEFGVNAIELMPIGQFPGNRNWGYDGVFPFAPQHSYGGSEGLKKLVDAAHQQGISIILDVIYNHFGPEGNYFSDYAPYFTNHYQTAWGNALNFDGEYSYGVRNYFIENALYWFNNYHIDALRLDASDHLYDIGVKHFLQELAENVDALSKKQGQKFYLTAENDLSDTKIIRPIESGGYGIDAQWNDAFHHCLHSLLTGEESGYYEDYGTCEQMAKAFKQGFVYSGQYSPFRKKFHGSDSSAIPGHQFVVFTQNHDQVGNRALGERLTHLVSFKGLKLAAGVLMLAPNIPLIFMGEEYAEDAPFLYFVSHTDQKLVEVVREGRKKDFAAFHIEGEFIDPFSTETFQQCQLNWDKRQEGKHKVMREFYQHLIQLRRTLPALKQLDKENLEASAVEEDKLLFLRRGSSGDQIFCIMNFNKNKVTCKPSPGGIWRKILDSSDEQWMGSGSTLPEKLIREQEVTIRPQSFALYELETLAT